Part of the Candoia aspera isolate rCanAsp1 chromosome 1, rCanAsp1.hap2, whole genome shotgun sequence genome, cctctggacagctgctccttgccagAGGGTCATGAAACGACGTTTCAGTACCCACGGTGAGTGAACAACTGAGAGGTGGGATTATCATCTTTTTCAAGCTGCATTAAAGCCATTTAACAGACACTAACTCCAACCGCCCCACTTCTAaaatcaccttttttattttacaaCTACTGAATTTAAAGAAGCTATCTCCAGTACAGAAATACTGTTTCTCTTGACTgagttttcattattttgggaatttcttttttatattttatttatttatttatttttcaaatttctatcaccgcccatctcacccaaaaggggactctcttATATGTTTTAACGGCTTTAGAGGATTAGAATTTGAGCAAGGAACCTGAAAGTTAAACTGTTTTCTTAAAGCcctttttaaaagggaataaaagttgtgattactttttttttctatttttaaggaaaaaaattcaaGTAAAAGACTTTGTTGGATTTgagaccaatttttttttagatgcTGTGGCAAAGTACTGCTGGGGTTATTTTTTCAAGTTGTGATTGGTTACTGTTTATAAACACTGATATAGAAAGACTTTCAGTTTCAACTCATGGCTTTGTAACTGGAGACTGTGTAATTGGAGACTTTCACCCTCCTTCTAATCACTCTCACtggagctttttttttccttttataaatacTCCTGTTGGAAGTATTAGGCAAAGTATTTAGCCAAAGTACTAAAGTTGAaagtattaaatttttaaaacattgaagCATTGGAACCgtaacatacatatacatatatatatatatagtaattaCCTTTTCAcctctatgggtggtatgtgtcttcctcaacctcaggtcctccaccagaggcctgggagtttgagggttctgcatagTATCTaagctgttcctggcactgcactcttctggacagagagctctgaggttgctcctgggatctgttggagcaaatttcccagcttgggggtcacagccccaagtgcccttaccaccactgggaccactttgtccttcactttccacatcctctctagttcctccttcaggccctggtacttctccagcttctcatactccttcttcccgatgttgctgtcacttgggactgctacatctatcaccaccgctgtcttctggtccttgtctattaccacaatgtctggttgattggccagtacctgcctgtctgcctggttctggaagtcccacaggatcttagccctgccattctccacaaccttctgtggaatctcccacctggacttgggaaggtctgGCCCATACACTGTACAgctgttcctgtacacaatgccagctacttggttgtgccattcagtgtatgctgttcctgcctgcatcttacatatatatattaccttgattgaccagactgttactggacagagtcctgctggtcacaacttgctttccattcatctcgaattctggcttttcttctccaggtttggccaaagtccttgactattggatcttcccatctctttggaggtcagcCGATAGGTCTTTTGACTTTTCTTGGATACCAGTCAACAACTGCTATTGTCCAATGGCCATCCGACATGCGTGTGACATGTCCTGCCTAGGGTAGCTTCCGTTTTCGATATTTGATGATGCTTTTTGATAGTCTACAAATGCGATCGCAAgtggaaatttatattctcttgaccgTTCGATGAGCTGAGTAAGGGTGAATATATGATCAGTAATACTGTACTTGcttctaaagccagcctgctctCGTGGCTGTTGCTCATCTAAAGTTCTTGTAAGACGGTTTGTAATCACTTTTGTGAACAGCTTATAGACAGTCAATAATAAGCAAATCGgcctataatttttgagatctttgTGATTTCCCTTCTTGTACAGTAGGATTGTAGTAGACTCCTTCcagcagtcaggaattttttgcatCTCTGCGTACCTGGTGAAGCGCTCCACCACTGCCTTCCATAGTTCGTGACCTCCAGCCCTCAGtatttctgttgttataccaCCTTTTCCTGGAGCTTTCCCCAGTGCCAAACTTCACTTATTAGAACAGGCAGTATATACTCGGTCGTGGCAGCCAATGGTGGCATTGGAATGTCCAAACTTATGTCCaaggtaaatatatatttatatataaatacataaggTAAATGTccaggatacatacatacatacatacatacatacatacatacatacatatatatatatgaatatatgaaattATGGTCACTAGAAAACAACCAAGGTGTGGTTCTGGTGAATTTGATTGGCTAAAAGATACATTTGAAGAATATATGGCTAAAACTACACAATCTATTACTCAATCTTTTGAGGAGCTTGAGAAAAAGCTTGAGAAAACAGTGGATACAAGATTTACTGACTTTGAGAAAAGACTTGAtgagaaattaaagaaaatgaaaggagtAATAAAAGTGAACAGCAGAGTTGATGTATTGGAAACTGAAAGGTGAACGAGCTTGATAAAATTGCATTGCTGGAATTAAGGGATAAAGAGTTTTGTTTAAGGCTCAAGGGGATCCCTGAAGCCAAAGAGGAAAATTTTAAAGGCCCTAATTGACTGGGAGGAGGATAAAATGATGGAGGAAATAGAGAAGGTTTTCCATATCAACTCAAGATATGCAACTATAAATAATAAGCCAAGAGATGTGTTGGTCCAGTTTGCcaggagaaaaacaagggaattggttTTGCAAGCTCATTTTGTTTCTAAACATTGGCAATGTGAACTGAAAGAAACTCCTgtgagaattttaagaaagagaataTACTTTCCTAACTGATGTCCTGAAAAAGAATGGGATCCCGTTTCATTGGGAAAAACTGGAAAGGGTAAGTTTTACTTACCAGCAACAAACGTTTAGATTTACTTCTATTTCTAAAGCTAAAGATTTCTTGGTTAAGCATGGAACTAAGTTGGAGCAGGATGCATTTGTTAAGGCTGCATCTGGAACTAAACAAATGGAATCCACAATACAAGATGAAGAGATGGGTGCTACATCTAAAGACTTTGGTGAGTTGCTTTCATAAAGAGGACTTTGAATTGttttacatggaatataaatggggcaaatgccacacacaaaagaagaaaaaaattacattatttgaaaaaattgaaatatgatgtgatatgcttacaagaaactcatataaagaaaaatatataaaatatttgataaataagaatttgggagaagaatttatttcagcaagtttgaagaaaattaatggccttgtattatatgttaaatTACATTTGAAACCACATTTATTATTAGCTAATGAGCATGGTAGATATGTAGCAGTTGGAATTtcatggacttaaatctattattgtgggagtatatgcaccaaatgaagataaaagtaAGTTTTTATGAAACTTTTGAATGATTTGTCAGCTTTTTCATACCAAAGCTGGTATCTAATGtgggattggaatggagttactTCCCCATTGATTGACAGAACATCTGagtaacaaattaaaattaaacaagggaaattaccaaaatccttttttgatCTGATGGATAACTTGGCATTAGTGGACttttggagatataaaaatggactggcaaaagattatattttttattcagagagatataaatctttttcaagaatttatATGATTGGGTTTCAAGAGACTTGGTGAATAAAATTTCTAAAGTGGACATTTTACCAAAGACcttttctgatcataatcctgtaAACATGACAATAAAGAAAATCTTCAGGTCATAtagatggagactgaatgaatctattctacaaaaagaaaaggttgtggaggactgtatgaagaaattaaatgatttttttgacATTAACCTGGATAATGAAATAGACTTAAAAACTGTGTGGGATACCAGTGAAGCAGTTATGAGAGGACATTTTATCTATCATAACTGTAGTCTCAAgaaaaaatctcaacaaaagttacaaatggttttggatcagattaagctgaaataaaatgagttacagaaaaaaacatcagataataatattatatatcaACATAAGTTATTACATCAGCAAGTGTCcatgttgactgtgaaagaaattgaaataaagttGAAATATGTTAAACAGAGAtgttttgaatttgctaataaaccaggatgacggttagcatacaaattaaggaaagaaagacaaaaaaaatgatattaaagattcaagaaggagACATGGAATTTTTGGgtaatgaaaagattaaaaaagaatttcataggttttttccccccaatttatataaaaaacaagaagtctctctggaaaagataaatgaatatttgaataGACAAGATTTACCTAAACTTACACAGTCACAGAAATTAATATTGAAAAGTCCCATAACTACCTTTGAAATAgttgaagctataaaaagaacaaaattgggaaaagcaccaagGCCTGATGGTTGATCTGCATTATATTATAGACGTTTTGAGGATCAGATTCTTCagccttttaaaagactgatgaattctattttgttaGATTATGCAATGCCAGATAATGAATGCCAGGCGGGTcttatttttttagatgcagaaaaagccttcaaTAATCTGAAttggagttttatgtttaaagccTTGGAAGTTATGGACTTTGGAGAACAACTTATTCAGGGAATTATGTCAATTTACAGACCTCAAAAGGCAAACTTCATTGTGAACGATGCGTTAACTGAATCATGTCATATActaaaagggacaagacaaggatgtcctttgttgcctttgctttttattttggtgttggaagtttttaatagagatattagaagatacaaacaaataaagggcttaaagattaaacaagaggTTTTTAAACTGAGGACTTTGGCGGATGATTTAGTTCTGATATTACAGGACCCTTTGGAGACTggggaacatctgatgaagaaactgaaagaattcaGGTCATTGGcgggtcttaaagtaaataaacaaaaaaacaatgttaactaaaaatatgacctcatccaaccaagaattgctgatgggtaagacgggtttcaagattgaaaaaaaggttagatatttgggcgTGATTTTGTGAACTAAGaacagtatgttgtttcagaataactatgttacaatttggaatgatgtgaaaaaagttctgttaagatgggaaaaattacagttGTCTCTCCTGGGGAGAATacctgtgattaagatgaatgttttgcctaggatgttgtttctttttcagaccatactgattttgtcaacagatttaccttttaaacaatggcagagagatattttgaaattcatttggcaaggcaagaaaccaagaattaaatataaattgttataagttgccaaagaacaaggaggtttgggtttgcctgatttaaaattgtattttgatgcttgttgtttgctttggatgaaggactgggtgatcctgaaggacaagaaattatTACAGCTTGGACATGAATTGAGATTCGGGTGGCACGCCTATTTGCGGTatgataaaattaaagttaataaggattttaaaaatcattttgttaggagtgccatactgaggttttggaacaaatataaggtgagattgtctcctaatgtaccattatggttgtcacctcaagaagcatttgttagaagagaaaatgtgggagaaacaAGCTGGTTAAATTAAGAAGGTTCATTAAACTTTGAAGAGGGTAAActgaaacttaaaacaagggaaatgttagaattggaaggttttacatgccaTCGGTTTACTTATGTGAAATTGTTAGAATATTTTAAAGCGGATAAGAAGAACTTTAAGTTTGCTAATGAAACAACttgatttgaaatggaactctacaaatgatgaacatgttattacaaagatgtgtaaattgttgttacagatgaatttggaagatgaacgtgttaaagaatgtatgattaaatgggctaagaactttggatataatattaagTTGGAGCAATAGGAAagtatgtggaacaaaggtttgaaattgaTTTTCAATtacaacttaaaagagaatttttataaaatgatatatcgttggtatttaacccctgataagttgtcagaaaTATAATGGTGTAatgaatgtctgttggaaatgttcacagggtgaaggaactttcaatcatctttggtggacttgggagaaggccaaaaaatgttgggatcaaatatgtgctattattcaaaagattctcagagtggacttacaaaaaaacccagaactgtttcttttgggTGTGATGGAGAAGGAGCTTGCACAactgttatatgcacaatgatggaaagattcagaaatacctacagtggaggattggattattaaattaatggatttggctctGATGGCTAAACTAACAGCGTTAATAACAGAAAgcactgtttctggatttatttctacttggcaaccacttttagattacttgcttgtatTAGAAAAAGTGAAGTTTTGAtattgggttttagtgattaagtGGTTTGtgttaatagaaataatgttactcaAGATCCgtcaatggtaagagattatatttgtaaacttattcatatctgtattggagaaagtcggaagtcactttctgtttctgttttctatctgcttgcacttttatagtttttttcttttttctttagtcctatgCTCTAGCTTTCCTGtactctgtattttgtattttagttatacttagaaaattaataaagttcttataaaaaaaaagaaatgccaaaCAATCGGAGAGATGctaaagaaacatttatttagcaAAGCTAATAGGTTATATTGAGTTATTGGTCTCTTGCGCTTGGGGCAGCAAGAGCAAGCATCTCAACAATACACAAACTTAGGGGTTTGACCAAAATACAAGGCATGGGTACaataacaagaaagaaagaaactactTATAGAAACTAACCTAGGAACTGGAGATAAGGCCTGGAATGTCCTCCAGGTGTGAGAGGAAATAAAGGGGTACTTTGAAAGGTaggagggatgcggtggcgctgcgggttaaaccactgagctgctgagcttgccgatcagaaggtcggcggtttgaatccgcgtgacggggtgagctcccgttgctagtcccagctcctgccaacctagcagttcgaaaacatgcaaatgtgagtagattaataggtaccgcttcggcgggcaggtaacggcattccgtgtagtcatgccggccacatgaccacggaggaagtgtctacggacaaacgccggctcttcggctttgaaatggagatgagcaccaccccctagagtcggatacggctggacttaatgtcaagggaagcctttacctttaccttgaaaGGTAACAGCATGAGTGATACAAATTTTCTAGCAAGCCTGCAAATTGCCTCCTTTGCCAGAATTGTGGAGAAAAGAGATAAGGGGCTAGCAGGGCACATTCCCAATTCCTCAGTACTTTCCTAACTAGATCATATATTCTAAATGTATGTTGAAGGTTCTGTAAGTCACAAACCTTACTGACATAGCAAGGAGAAAACATAAAGTATATGTGAGTATGTGAGCAAATGAATGTACAATTCTATATGGATATATCAAAAGCCATGGAAGGGTATATGATAGACAATACCTTCTAGTATAGATTCTGCAAATTATAATGTTTATGAACAACAGCTTATAAATACACTAAAGAGGTATACAAAGATATACAATTTGGTTAAAGCTTCAAAAAGCTCAGAGTCAccgggagtcaggcagcatataaatttaaaaagataaaataataaaatacaataccatTTCCACCTCTTTCCTTATTACCACAACATGCTACCCTTCATTGTTACAACTTTTCTAAGTCAGAAGTCAGAAGGCAAGTATGGAATATAGTTACAGAGGAACAGGTAAGAAGTATCTGCTCCAGAGGATATACTGGATATAGAGGTCCCTTAAAGCTGATGTAGCTATCGGTGAAGCATTGAGATTCAAGACAGAGGAAGCCGGCCACTCAGTATTAGATATTGTATAGTttgcaaatttaataataaacttGATAAACTGTTCAATCAGACTGCCACTAAGTGGAAATCACTACTTCATAGTTAAATTTCCATTATTAGTTCTGTTAAGTATTCTGTTGACCAATGAAGTTTCTGGAGctatccttttcttcttcttttcattatATTGTTGTTTCTCATTGAACTcttagtcattcattcattcgattagTATGTTACTTCCAGATTCCTGATGGATTACGACAATAAATCATACAATATAAGTAAACTATCCACATTAAtcaaaacaacaaccaaaacaacataatacaataaaagtaatagaaaatggtaataattcaaaattaataaaataaaagaaattaccaAGATATTACAAAATTGCAAAATACAAATGGTGAACAATCGATCCCCATCTGAAAAAGATCAGTATTGCCAAACTTCAAGAAGGCTATCGCTACAAGAGCTAATCTAGCTTTTAAGGAGAAGCTGCTCCAGAGAATTGAAGCCATCccataaaaacaatgttttctgGCCTCAATGTGTTTTCTCACTTCACAGAATTCAGGCATCACCAGCAGGTActtctgggaaggttgcaaaggaGCATTATAACAAAGATTCTAGCAATTACATTATCATAACtgaaatccatttatttatttgatgatgaaaggtgaaaggtcccctgtgcaagcaccgagtcatgtctgaccctttggggggatgccgcttttgcgatgttttcttgtgcagactatagcagggtggtttgccattgcatttacttacacatataaataaaataaatataaataaataaatataaataaacataaacataaataaatataaataaacataaacataaatataaaaacaaactgtAGCCCATTAATTACCTTGCATAGGTTTGAAATAAAGTTTTCATAGTtaactgtttctttttcagaggaggaggaggaggatgaaagtGTGAGTTAAGAGGGAAGTCCTGTGAGGAGTAGCTGCTACATCCAAATCCTTGCCAGCTCACTGAGACAAGGGTAGCTGTTGGGTGGATGATGGTGACAGAATGACTTCTTCCTTCTATCCCATCTCCCCCATTTCTGTTGAATGCAACAGGAAAATATTAGCTACAACAGTTCATGGGCTGAGGTAGTTTCAAGGCACTGGGTGAACTCCTTGGAGCTTCACTGATAGGCTAACAGAAGGATAGCCGAAATGTCCAGTGATGACACCAGGAGTGTCTCTGGTGCTACTATCTGGCACAATCCTCACTGTTAGTAGTGATAGTGCATGCTGTGCCTCATTTCCATTTCATTCCGTGGCATTCTATGGCATCCTATGGCTCTTTAGACATTCACCCTCAGCATTATATTATTCATTTTTCggtttggtttgtttttcctttaaagtGTTCTCTTCTCCTCGTTTGTCATGTCAGTCAAAGGACTTCCTTTAAGCTACATTCTTCTCTCTGGATGCCATATTTATTTTGACATTCTGAGTCTTTCCCTTGCTTTCACTATGGCAACTTTCACCTCTTTGTTCCTGAGGCTATATATCAAAGGATTGAGCAAGGGTATTGCCACAGTGTATAGCACGGAAACAATTTTATCTTGCTCCAGGGAGAAGCTGGAGCTGGGCCGCAAATACATAAAGAGAAGGGCTCCATAGAACAAACTAACGGTAGTCAGATGTGCCGTGCAAGTGGAGAAAGCCTTGCGCTTGCCCTCTGTGGTCTGTATCCTGAGGATGGTACAGAAGATGCACCCGTAAGAGAGGAGGATTATGCATGTGGTGGTAACCTCATTAaatccaacaacaacaaaaacgaGGATTTGATTGACATGAATATCAGAGCAGGCCAACTTGATTAAAGGTGGCCAgtcacagaagaaatggttgaTGATATTGGAGCCATCGAATGACACTTTTAAGGTAAAACTTGTCTGTATAGTTGCATTGAGAAATCCAAACGCATAGGACCCCAATACCAGCCAAACACATAGTCTACGAGACATGATGACAGTATAGAGCAAGGGATTACAGACAGCTATATAGCGATCATATGCCATAGCAGCTATGAGATAACATTCTGTAGTTGCGGaaacagcataaaaatacaactggGTCATACACCTAGAATACAAAATTGTTTTCCTATCTGATAAGAAGTCCACTAAAAGCTTGGGGATAATGATGGAGGAATAGCACATGTCGAGGAAGGACAAATTgctgaggaagaagtacattggtgTCTGAAGATGAGAATCAGTCCTTCGTATTACAATAAGTCCAGTATTTCCCACCAGGATGATAATGTAAACCAGAAGGAAGACTACGAATAGGATGATCTGGAGTTCTAACTGATCTGTAAAGCCCAGAAGGATGAATTCATCCACCATAGTGCAGTTGTTGCCATCCATATGTCACGTGCTCAGTATTCTGGGTTTTGAGAAGAAGACATTACAGTGATTGGGATGCTTTGTTTATGGCAagagatttaaattttaaatgttacTGTATACTGGAGAGTTCAGAGATTTCCTTAGAAAAATATCTTgtcttctgaaacattttgattCTATGTCAGGAGAAGCACACTGTAATGTTCTTAACAAGGCGATTAGTAGCAACACCTGTAATGCGTgtgtaaggagaaaaaaaaaacttctgaagaATTAAAGTGGTATCTTACCAAACAAAAATACTGAGAAGAACAGGAATTAACAGAAATTACATATTAGTTTATGAAAAGTAAAGAAATCCTAACTGACCATCCAATCTGATACATGTAAACTCAAAAATAAGtcactctgagtgagatgggtggggaataaataaaGTCTTGTATACCTTAACTGGGTTTACCTCAAGGTGAGTATGACACTCCTACTATTTAATACTAATCAACTATTTATATCTTTGTCTTGCCTTTCACTTGAAGAAAATATCATGGCTTTTAGGAAGGCAGTGTCGTATTTATAATGTGTGTATCATCAACACTTTCATACTAAATAGTCTCTTGAGTATGAGCGTAGTTACTTATTaatgcttgttttgtttctttgctacTAGTGGTGGGAGGTTGCATTGGCCCATTATTGCTGGTAGAGGCAGCAGGGagtttgaaaaaacaacaacacacttttTCATTTGTTCTCTGCACCATCCTGCAATCACAAACAATTCTAAGGATTATTATAATACCATTAAAAGACTGGACATGTACATATATTTAACTTCCATGTCTTTTCCTTCATTATAGGTAAATTCTGTAACACTTTAGACTGTTAGTTCAGAGGTTCATAAGGTCATTGCTAGTAAAGGGAAGTGgcttgcatgcacacacaacTGGGGGCAGCTTTATCAGTAATTGTATGACTCTTCCAAAGGACAAGGCTGCTTGAACACTTGAAGGAGAGGTATCTTGCTTATGCTAACATGTTTTGTGGCATACCTcttctgaatgctttgcacagctatGATGATGGTGATCATGGTGATGGTAATGGTGATGGAAGTGGTggcatggaaactcactgggtaaaGTTAGAGCAGTTTCTCAGTCTATCCTTCCTCTCAGATTGATAttgtagggataaaatgaagagaaatttcCATGTAAGTTGCCCTGAGCTGCTGAAGGAAAATTAGGATATAGATCTAATAATAAATACTGTACACAAATAACAACACAGTATTTCTGTCTCATACCCCTACCTTGGAATGTTCGCACAacaaacaaaatatgaaatagaacttgtaattgtggagtccttggtgctctctgagccttgtggttttcttgcagatgtttcattgccagactaggcaatatctccATAtactttgtaattatattttatttattgagatttatttatatactggTATTCATAAAACATGAATATTCATGAAAACATATTCATAAACATAGGATTATTGTGACACACAGACTTCTTCAGTCAGGCTTGGTTCTTGGTGTCTGTCTGCAGTACTTTGAGCAAAAATACgaagtgtttgccattgctttctcctaggatgttttttcaactcccCAGTCTAACCTACCATCCTGGGATTTCGTGGGGTTTGCATCCAAGCACTAAGCATATCCATCCCTGCTTTCCAAGAAAAGCAAGGTCACCTAGGTGTTGTCACCTGTTGGCATGTATCAAGTGACCAAGCAAGGTCACCTAGGTGCTGTCACCTGCTGGCTCCAAAGCCACACCACGGTTGCCTGTATGTGGAGGCCACCAGCAGAAATTTGCAAAGAACAGGTCTAGGCACTAGCTGTGAGCTGGTTAAAATGGAAAGGCTACATGGAACTTTTTACATGTTCTCTGTTAACTTCCTCACACATATTATTATACATAGTAACAgtaaaaccaacaaaccaacaaacccatAAGAACCTACTTTATCTCAAAGCGTTTATGACTGAC contains:
- the LOC134487327 gene encoding olfactory receptor 5AR1-like: MDGNNCTMVDEFILLGFTDQLELQIILFVVFLLVYIIILVGNTGLIVIRRTDSHLQTPMYFFLSNLSFLDMCYSSIIIPKLLVDFLSDRKTILYSRCMTQLYFYAVSATTECYLIAAMAYDRYIAVCNPLLYTVIMSRRLCVWLVLGSYAFGFLNATIQTSFTLKVSFDGSNIINHFFCDWPPLIKLACSDIHVNQILVFVVVGFNEVTTTCIILLSYGCIFCTILRIQTTEGKRKAFSTCTAHLTTVSLFYGALLFMYLRPSSSFSLEQDKIVSVLYTVAIPLLNPLIYSLRNKEVKVAIVKARERLRMSK